In Arvicola amphibius chromosome 1, mArvAmp1.2, whole genome shotgun sequence, one DNA window encodes the following:
- the Lrg1 gene encoding leucine-rich alpha-2-glycoprotein isoform X1: MASWQGGSSPQDLNTGLPRIVLLLALLVTSAQGIESSLKECVVLPSAEGTTVTCHGATEFPSPLPADTVHLSVEFSNLTQLPAAALRACRRLRELHLSSNRLQALSPGLLAPVPGLRVLDLTRNELRRLPLGLFLSSVALRTLVLRDNRLRDASARWLWGLRALSHLDLAGNQLRALPPGFLTGLRALSTLDLGHNLLETLPAGLLRGPKRLQRLHLEGNRLRRLGDDPLAPQPFLRVLFLSDNRLASVAAGAFRGLLQLDMLDLSNNSLSSTPPGLLASLGRPARDMQDGFDVSHNPWVCDEDLRDLCRWLHANRHKMFSQNDTRCAGPEALRGRRLLDVEELGSP; the protein is encoded by the exons ATGGCCTCTTGGCAAGGAGGGAG CAGCCCCCAGGATCTCAATACCGGCCTACCCAGAATCGTGCTCCTCCTGGCCCTCTTGGTGACTTCAGCCCAGGGCATTGAGTCCAGCCTCAAGGAATGCGTGGTACTGCCGTCGGCTGAGGGCACCACCGTCACGTGCCACGGTGCCACCGAGTTCCCGAGTCCCCTCCCGGCTGAtactgtccatctgtctgtggaATTCTCCAACCTGACGCAGCTGCCCGCCGCCGCCCTGCGAGCGTGTCGACGCCTGCGGGAGCTGCACCTCTCCAGCAACCGCCTCCAGGCCCTGTCCCCGGGGCTGCTGGCGCCCGTGCCCGGTCTGCGCGTCCTGGACCTGACCCGCAACGAGCTCCGCCGACTGCCCCTGGGGCTCTTCCTCTCCTCGGTGGCCCTGCGCACCCTGGTCTTGCGGGACAACCGGCTGCGGGACGCGAGCGCGCGGTGGCTGTGGGGCCTGCGCGCCCTGAGCCACCTGGACCTGGCGGGGAACCAGCTGCGCGCGCTGCCCCCCGGGTTCCTCACTGGCCTGCGCGCCCTGAGCACCCTGGACCTGGGCCACAACCTGCTGGAGACTCTGCCCGCCGGCCTCCTGCGGGGCCCGAAGCGGCTGCAGCGCCTGCACTTGGAAGGGAACCGGCTGCGGAGGCTGGGGGACGACCCGCTCGCGCCCCAGCCCTTTCTGCGCGTCCTGTTCCTGAGCGACAACCGGCTGGCCTCGGTGGCGGCCGGCGCCTTCAGGGGCCTCCTGCAACTGGACATGTTGGATCTGTCCAACAACTCTCTATCCAGTACGCCTCCCGGCCTGTTGGCGTCGCTGGGGAGGCCGGCCCGCGACATGCAGGACGGCTTCGACGTGTCGCACAACCCCTGGGTCTGCGATGAGGACCTGCGGGACCTGTGTCGCTGGCTGCACGCCAACAGACATAAGATGTTCTCGCAGAACGACACGCGCTGCGCGGGGCCCGAGGCCCTGAGGGGACGGCGGTTGCTGGATGTGGAGGAGCTGGGGTCCCCGTAG
- the Plin5 gene encoding perilipin-5 — MDQRGKGSSPSPHRRMSNETVQEETDQQNVVKRVVALPLVRATCTAVSGAYNAAKDKHPLLGSACRLAEHCVCSVTTCALDHAQPLLEHLQPQLATVNNLACRGLDKLEEKLPFLQQPSDTVVSSAKDAVAHSVTGVVGLAQRGRRWSGELRRSMSQAMDMVLGKSEELVDHFLPMTEDELAALAAEAEGPEVGSLEEQRRQQGYFVRLGSLSARLRHLAYEHSLGKLRQSKHRTQDTLAQLQETLELIHHMQSGASPIPTPHPPKVQELSGDWTPWPENGRRHSQVELETLALSRSLTLELQSAVDALAGCVRGLPPGARAKVAEVQRSVDALQAAFADARCLRDVAPAALAEGRGRVARAHACVDELLDLVLRAVPLPWLVGPFAPILVERPEPLADLAACVDEVVGGPDPRWAHMDWPAQQRAWEAEHADSPEQAEPPSGQPRHRLMPELDF; from the exons ATGGACCAGAGAGGTAAAGGCTCCAGTCCATCGCCACACCGCAG GATGTCCAATGAGACAGTTCAGGAGGAGACGGACCAGCAG AACGTGGTGAAGCGTGTGGTGGCCTTACCCCTCGTCAGGGCCACGTGCACGGCCGTGTCCGGTGCTTACAACGCGGCCAAGGACAAGCACCCGCTGCTGGGATCAGCCTGTCGCCTTGCTGAACATTGTGTGTGCAGTGTGACTACCTGCGCCCTGGACCACGCGCAGCCGCTGCTTGAGCACCTGCAGCCTCAGC TGGCCACTGTGAACAATCTTGCCTGCAGGGGACTGGACAAATTGGAAGAGAAGCTACCATTTCTGCAGCAACCGTCGGACACG GTGGTGAGCTCAGCCAAGGACGCAGTGGCCCACAGCGTCACAGGTGTGGTGGGCCTGGCCCAGCGGGGCCGGCGCTGGAGCGGGGAGCTGAGGCGTTCCATGAGCCAGGCCATGGACATGGTGCTGGGCAAGTCGGAAGAACTGGTGGATCACTTCTTGCCCATGACTGAGGACGAGCTAG CGGCCCTGGCAGCCGAGGCCGAGGGCCCAGAAGTGGGCTCTTTGGAGGAGCAGAGGCGACAACAGGGCTACTTTGTGCGACTGGGATCCCTGTCAGCACGCCTCCGCCATCTGGCCTATGAACACtctttggggaaactgaggcagagcaaACACCGCACGCAGGACACACTGGCCCAGCTGCAGGAGACCCTGGAGTTG ATCCACCATATGCAGAGTGGGGCGAGCCCCATCCCTACTCCCCATCCCCCAAAGGTGCAGGAGCTGTCGGGGGACTGGACTCCATGGCCGGAGAATGGGCGCAGACACAGCCAG GTGGAGCTGGAGACGCTGGCCCTGTCTCGCAGCCTGACCCTGGAGCTTCAGAGCGCAGTGGACGCGCTGGCGGGCTGCGTGCGGGGCCTGCCACCCGGTGCCCGGGCCAAGGTGGCCGAGGTGCAGCGAAGCGTGGATGCCCTGCAGGCCGCCTTTGCCGACGCGCGCTGCTTGCGGGACGTGGCGCCCGCCGCTCTGGCCGAGGGTCGTGGCCGCGTGGCACGGGCGCACGCCTGCGTGGACGAGTTGCTGGACTTGGTCCTGCGAGCCGTGCCCCTGCCCTGGCTTGTGGGGCCCTTTGCACCGATCCTGGTGGAGCGGCCCGAGCCTCTGGCCGACCTGGCCGCCTGCGTGGACGAGGTGGTGGGCGGCCCCGACCCGCGCTGGGCGCACATGGACTGGCCAGCCCAGCAGAGGGCCTGGGAGGCCGAGCACGCAGACTCGCCGGAACAGGCCGAACCCCCGAGTGGCCAGCCCAGGCACAGGCTGATGCCAGAGCTGGACTTCTGA
- the Lrg1 gene encoding leucine-rich alpha-2-glycoprotein isoform X2 — MASWQGGSPQDLNTGLPRIVLLLALLVTSAQGIESSLKECVVLPSAEGTTVTCHGATEFPSPLPADTVHLSVEFSNLTQLPAAALRACRRLRELHLSSNRLQALSPGLLAPVPGLRVLDLTRNELRRLPLGLFLSSVALRTLVLRDNRLRDASARWLWGLRALSHLDLAGNQLRALPPGFLTGLRALSTLDLGHNLLETLPAGLLRGPKRLQRLHLEGNRLRRLGDDPLAPQPFLRVLFLSDNRLASVAAGAFRGLLQLDMLDLSNNSLSSTPPGLLASLGRPARDMQDGFDVSHNPWVCDEDLRDLCRWLHANRHKMFSQNDTRCAGPEALRGRRLLDVEELGSP, encoded by the exons ATGGCCTCTTGGCAAGGAGGGAG CCCCCAGGATCTCAATACCGGCCTACCCAGAATCGTGCTCCTCCTGGCCCTCTTGGTGACTTCAGCCCAGGGCATTGAGTCCAGCCTCAAGGAATGCGTGGTACTGCCGTCGGCTGAGGGCACCACCGTCACGTGCCACGGTGCCACCGAGTTCCCGAGTCCCCTCCCGGCTGAtactgtccatctgtctgtggaATTCTCCAACCTGACGCAGCTGCCCGCCGCCGCCCTGCGAGCGTGTCGACGCCTGCGGGAGCTGCACCTCTCCAGCAACCGCCTCCAGGCCCTGTCCCCGGGGCTGCTGGCGCCCGTGCCCGGTCTGCGCGTCCTGGACCTGACCCGCAACGAGCTCCGCCGACTGCCCCTGGGGCTCTTCCTCTCCTCGGTGGCCCTGCGCACCCTGGTCTTGCGGGACAACCGGCTGCGGGACGCGAGCGCGCGGTGGCTGTGGGGCCTGCGCGCCCTGAGCCACCTGGACCTGGCGGGGAACCAGCTGCGCGCGCTGCCCCCCGGGTTCCTCACTGGCCTGCGCGCCCTGAGCACCCTGGACCTGGGCCACAACCTGCTGGAGACTCTGCCCGCCGGCCTCCTGCGGGGCCCGAAGCGGCTGCAGCGCCTGCACTTGGAAGGGAACCGGCTGCGGAGGCTGGGGGACGACCCGCTCGCGCCCCAGCCCTTTCTGCGCGTCCTGTTCCTGAGCGACAACCGGCTGGCCTCGGTGGCGGCCGGCGCCTTCAGGGGCCTCCTGCAACTGGACATGTTGGATCTGTCCAACAACTCTCTATCCAGTACGCCTCCCGGCCTGTTGGCGTCGCTGGGGAGGCCGGCCCGCGACATGCAGGACGGCTTCGACGTGTCGCACAACCCCTGGGTCTGCGATGAGGACCTGCGGGACCTGTGTCGCTGGCTGCACGCCAACAGACATAAGATGTTCTCGCAGAACGACACGCGCTGCGCGGGGCCCGAGGCCCTGAGGGGACGGCGGTTGCTGGATGTGGAGGAGCTGGGGTCCCCGTAG
- the Plin4 gene encoding perilipin-4 isoform X2 — protein sequence MSASGDGTRGPPKSKGKTLSSFFGSLPGFSSARNLVSHTHSSTKDVGPVTDPTGTPVPPSPVATDFQQTARGAAGLLQSQQTTAGNKDVGSSSVSGGKDAFSSGVAGIIDMAKGMVQGGLGATQSALVGTKEAVSGGVTEAVGMAKGLVQGGLDTSKTVLSTTRDTVTTGLTGTANMAKGTVQTGLDTSKSVLMGTKDTVCAGVTGAINVAKGTVQTGLDTTKSVVMGTKDTVTTGLTGAVNVAKGTVQTGLDTSKSVLTGTKDMVTTGLTGAINVAKGAAQGGLDTTKSVVMGTKDTVTTGLTGAVNVAKGTVKTGLDTTKSVVMGTKDTVTMGLTGAVNMAKVAAQGGLDTTKSVVMGTKDTVTTGLTGAVNVAKGTVKTGLDTTKSVVMGTKDTVTTGLTGAMNVAKGAAQGGLDTTKSVVMGTKDTVTTGLTGAVNVAKGTVKTGLDTTKSVVMGTKDTVTTGLTGAVNMAKVAAQGGLDTTKSVVMGTKDTVTTGLTGAVNVAKGTVQTGLDTTKSVVMGTKDTVTTGLTGAMNVAKGAAQGGLDTTKSVVMGTKDTVTTGLTGAINVAKGAAQGGLDTAKCVVMGTMDTVTTGLTGAVNVAKGTVQTGLDTTKSVVMGTKDTVTTGLTGAMNVAKGAAQGGLDTTKSVVMGTKDTVTTGLTGAVNVAKGTVQTGLDTSKSVLTGTKDMVTTGLTGAINVAKGAAQGGLDTTKSVVMGTKDTMTTGLTGAVNVAKGTVKTGLDTTKSVVMGTKDTVTTGLTGAVNVAKGTVQTGLDTTKSVVMGTKDTVTTGLTGAMNVAKGAAQGGLDTTKSVVMGTKDTVTTGLTGAVNVAKGTVQTGLDTTKSVVMGTKDTVTTGLTGAMNVAKGAAQGGLDTTKSVVMGTKDTVTTGLTGAINVAKGAAQGGLDTAKCVVMGTMDTVTTGLTGAVNVAKGTVQTGLDTTKSVVMGTKDTVTTGLTGAVNVAKGTVQTGLDTSKNVLTGTKDTVCAGITGSINVAKGAAQGGLDTSKAALTGTKTTMLAGLSSTMNMATETMKTGLDTSKSMLTGTKDTVCAGITGAMNMAKGVFQKGLHTPKDTWSAMRSQADVAIATHTGVNTVPCSLPGSHATTHGVEHVTLTSAESLCSETSSLADTCGLGLVTEPIADTKGLVSSVASPVHAATTSEEECGQLAATNFAALHDELEGLGDIFQPMTAEEQAQLAASESGPRVLSADQGSYFVRLGDLAPSFRQRAFEHALSHIQHKQFQARATLAQLQEAFQVTDMTLEAPGGQLCGKQNLSSTEEATGTHEVCASRAQERLCTLACQLHAAYSGLAASLQGLPEVQQQAGLARHSLCKLYGLVSSESSGGLQAEQLAQSSAGVVQAWQGLEVLLDRLQQSPPLSWLVGPFALMPADQL from the exons ATGTCAGCTTCAGGAGATGGGACCAGGGGTCCCCCCAAATCCAAAGGCAAG ACCCTGAGCAGTTTCTTCGGGTCTCTGCCCGGATTCAGCTCTGCCCGGAACCTGGTGTCCCACACTCACAGCTCCACAAAGGATGTGGGACCAGTCACAGACCCTACAGGGACTCCTGTCCCTCCATCGCCAG TGGCCACTGACTTCCAGCAGACAGCAAGGGGTGCAGCGGGGCTGCTCCAGTCTCAACAG aCCACGGCTGGGAACAAGGATGTGGGAAGCTCCAGTGTGAGTGGTGGGAAAGACGCCTTCTCCTCTGGGGTGGCCGGCATCATAGACATGGCAAAAGGAATGGTCCAGGGTGGCCTGGGCGCCACCCAGTCAGCCCTTGTGGGCACTAAGGAGGCAGTGTCCGGAGGCGTGACAGAAGCAGTAGGGATGGCCAAAGGTCTTGTCCAGGGAGGTCTGGACACCTCAAAGACTGTCCTTAGCACCACCAGGGACACAGTGACCACAGGACTTACAGGGACTGCAAACATGGCCAAGGGAACAGTGCAGACTGGCCTGGACACCAGCAAGAGTGTGCTGATGGGCACCAAGGACACTGTttgtgctggggtcacaggtgccATCAATGTGGCCAAAGGGACAGTGCAGACTGGTCTGGACACCACCAAATCTGTGGTCATGGGCACCAAGGACACAGTGACCACGGGACTCACAGGGGCCGTGAACGTGGCCAAAGGGACAGTACAGACGGGTCTGGACACCAGCAAGAGTGTGCTGACAGGCACCAAGGACATGGTGACCACAGGACTCACAGGTGCCATTAATGTGGCCAAAGGGGCTGCCCAGGGAGGCCTGGACACCACCAAGTCTGTGGTCATGGGCACCAAGGACACTGTGACCACAGGACTCACAGGGGCCGTGAACGTGGCCAAAGGGACAGTGAAGACTGGTCTGGACACCACCAAATCTGTGGTCATGGGCACCAAGGACACAGTGACCATGGGACTCACTGGGGCCGTGAACATGGCCAAAGTTGCAGCCCAGGGAGGCCTGGACACCACCAAGTCTGTGGTCATGGGCACCAAGGACACAGTGACCACGGGACTCACAGGGGCTGTGAACGTGGCCAAAGGGACAGTGAAGACTGGTCTGGACACCACCAAATCTGTGGTCATGGGCACCAAGGACACGGTGACCACAGGTCTCACAGGGGCCATGAACGTGGCGAAAGGGGCTGCCCAGGGAGGCCTGGACACCACCAAGTCTGTGGTCATGGGCACCAAGGACACTGTGACCACAGGACTCACAGGGGCCGTGAACGTGGCCAAAGGGACAGTGAAGACTGGTCTGGACACCACCAAATCTGTGGTCATGGGCACCAAGGACACAGTGACCACGGGACTCACTGGGGCCGTGAACATGGCCAAAGTTGCAGCCCAGGGAGGCCTGGACACCACCAAGTCTGTGGTCATGGGCACCAAGGACACGGTGACCACGGGACTCACAGGGGCTGTGAACGTGGCCAAAGGGACAGTACAGACGGGTCTGGACACCACCAAATCTGTGGTCATGGGCACCAAGGACACGGTGACCACAGGTCTCACAGGGGCCATGAACGTGGCGAAAGGGGCTGCCCAGGGAGGCCTGGACACCACCAAGTCTGTGGTCATGGGCACCAAGGACACGGTGACCACAGGACTCACAGGTGCCATTAATGTGGCCAAAGGGGCTGCCCAGGGAGGACTGGACACAGCCAAGTGTGTAGTCATGGGCACCATGGACACAGTGACCACAGGACTCACAGGGGCCGTGAACGTGGCCAAAGGGACAGTGCAGACTGGTCTGGACACCACCAAATCTGTGGTCATGGGCACCAAGGACACAGTGACCACGGGACTCACAGGGGCCATGAATGTGGCCAAAGGGGCTGCCCAGGGAGGCCTGGACACCACCAAGTCTGTGGTCATGGGCACCAAGGACACGGTGACCACTGGACTCACAGGGGCCGTGAACGTGGCCAAAGGGACAGTACAGACGGGTCTGGACACCAGCAAGAGTGTGCTGACAGGCACCAAGGACATGGTGACCACAGGACTCACAGGTGCCATTAATGTGGCCAAAGGGGCTGCCCAGGGAGGCCTGGACACCACCAAGTCTGTGGTCATGGGCACtaaggacaccatgaccacaggacTCACAGGGGCCGTGAACGTGGCCAAAGGAACAGTGAAGACTGGTCTGGACACCACCAAATCTGTGGTCATGGGCACCAAGGACACAGTGACCACGGGACTCACAGGGGCTGTGAACGTGGCCAAAGGGACAGTACAGACGGGTCTGGACACCACCAAATCTGTGGTCATGGGCACCAAGGACACGGTGACCACAGGTCTCACAGGGGCCATGAACGTGGCGAAAGGGGCTGCCCAGGGAGGCCTGGACACCACCAAGTCTGTGGTCATGGGCACCAAGGACACGGTGACCACGGGACTCACAGGGGCTGTGAACGTGGCCAAAGGGACAGTACAGACGGGTCTGGACACCACCAAATCTGTGGTCATGGGCACCAAGGACACGGTGACCACAGGTCTCACAGGGGCCATGAACGTGGCGAAAGGGGCTGCCCAGGGAGGCCTGGACACCACCAAGTCTGTGGTCATGGGCACCAAGGACACGGTGACCACAGGACTCACAGGTGCCATTAATGTGGCCAAAGGGGCTGCCCAGGGAGGACTGGACACAGCCAAGTGTGTAGTCATGGGCACCATGGACACAGTGACCACAGGACTCACAGGGGCCGTGAACGTGGCCAAAGGGACAGTGCAGACTGGTCTGGACACCACCAAATCTGTGGTCATGGGCACCAAGGACACGGTGACCACGGGACTCACAGGGGCCGTGAACGTGGCCAAAGGGACAGTACAAACGGGTCTGGACACCAGCAAGAATGTGCTGACGGGCACGAAGGACACAGtttgtgctgggatcacaggttcCATTAATGTGGCCAAAGGAGCTGCCCAGGGGGGCCTAGACACTTCTAAAGCAGCCCTTACAGGCACCAAGACTACAATGTTGGCTGGCCTCTCAAGCACCATGAATATGGCCACTGAGACAATGAAGACAGGCCTGGACACCAGCAAGAGCATGCTCACAGGTACAAAGGATACTGTCTGTGCTGGGATCACTGGGGCCATGAACATGGCCAAAGGTGTCTTTCAGAAGGGCCTGCACACCCCCAAGGACACATGGTCAGCCATGCGGTCTCAGGCAGATGTGGCCATCGCCACCCACACAGGTGTCAACACAGTCCCATGTTCACTCCCTGGCTCTCACGCCACCACCCATGGGGTGGAACATGTTACCCTGACTTCTGCAGAATCCCTGTGCTCTGAGACCAGCAGCCTTGCAGACACCTGTGGCCTGGGGCTTGTCACAGAACCCATAGCTGACACCAAAGGCCTTGTGTCTAGTGTGGCTTCACCTGTCCATGCAGCTACCACGTCTGAGGAGGAGTGTGGTCAGCTGGCTGCGACAAATTTTGCTGCACTTCATGATGAGTTGGAAGGGCTCGGGGACATCTTCCAGCCCATGACAGCTGAGGAACAAG CCCAGTTGGCAGCCTCAGAGTCAGGGCCTCGGGTGCTCTCTGCTGACCAGGGAAGCTACTTTGTCCGCCTAGGTGACCTGGCCCCCAGCTTCCGCCAGCGGGCTTTTGAACATGCCCTGAGTCATATACAGCACAAGCAGTTCCAAGCCAGAGCTACACTGGCCCAACTCCAGGAGGCCTTCCAGGTG